The Edaphobacter acidisoli genome contains the following window.
TCCACCATCTCGCGCGAAGTCCGCTGCAACCATCGGCGCGTAGTACGTGACCAACCCTGCTTGGCGCTGAAGCCAGATGTGTAGCGATGTGTGGTCGCTGTAGCCGATGAACGGTTTGGGATTGGTACGAATCAATTCGGCATCGAGATACGGCAGCAGCTCCGCCGAGCCCCACCCGCCGCGCGTGCAGATGACCGCATCCACCTCCGGATCGGCAAACGCAGCGTGAAAGTCCTCCAGCCGCTGGTCGCGTGTGCCTGCGTAATAGAGCGGGCCGCTATCGAGCGCATGTGCGCCCATCACCGTGCGATATCCAAGCGAGTGCAATTGGTTTATGCCGCGAAGCACGCGGTCGCGCTTCGCCGCGCTCGCAGGCGAGAGCACGGCCAGCATCGCGCCAGGACGCAACGCCGGAGGCTTCACCAGAGATGCGCTCACAGGCCCACAACCTCACCGATGCAGATAATCTCTGCCGGTCCCGTCAGCCGCATCTCTGCTTCGGCCGTTGGCCAAACTGTGCGCTGCGAGCCGCCTTCAGCTACGGCCGTCAGCTCGCGCTCGACTCCGCGCAACGCCATCGACGCAGCCGACGAGGCGCATGTACCTGTGCCTGACGAAGTCGTCGGCCCGCAGCCACGCTCGTAGATGCGGAACGCAATCTCGTCCTTCGCGAGCACACGCACGAACTCGACGTTCGTGCCATGCGGGAACAACGGGCTGGTGCTGATGCGTGCTCCGAGCTGCTGCCATGCGAGCCCGTGCGTGCTGAAATCTTCCGAGTCAACGAAGATGACGAAGTGTGGATTCCCTACATTCACCATCGCGCCGGCCACGTTGCCGACACCCGGAACTTCGATCGTCCGCTGCATGACGCGCGGAATGCCCATTCCACTTTCGATCAGATAGAGCGGGTCTTTGGCTTCGACGACGCGGCAGGTCCTCACGCCGCCATGCGTGCCCAGCGCCACCTCGTTCCGCCCTTCGTTCTTCGCCAGCCATGCCGCCACGCAACGCGTGCCATTGCCTGAGAGCTCAGCCTCGCTGCCATCAGCATTGAACAGTCGAAGAAAGAGCTCGCCGTTGGACTTACGTTCAAGAAACTCGATGCCGTCTGCGCCTACGCTGGTGTTGCGCGCACACAACTTTCGCGCCAGATCGGCGTGTCGCCGTTGAGCCAGATGCTCTTCAATCACCAAGAAGTCGTTGCCACAGGCGTGTGCTTTTACAAAAGGAACCATTCTTCCTATTCTGCATCAACATCGCAAAAAGCCAAGACTTTTACCAAGAACAGCAGAGGTTAAGGGTGCGTTGAAGACGGGGCGTTTCCGAACTTGTTCGACTGATAGATCCGCGCGCAGGGCTGGCCGGTCGTGCAAAGAATCGTCAGCTCGGTCAGGCCATCCGGATGCTTCTGAACTGCATCGGACACGGCATCGCCGGCAATGGCGACGACATACGCGGCATGCTCGGCAGGCGCATTCAGCGCAATCTGCCAACTCTGCTGGTCTTCCTCGTTGATCGTCTGGCGCAACGGAATCCCCGCATCCTGAAGTGCGCCGATAAAGCTGGAGTTGTACATCAGGATGGGCGAGCCAGGCGGGAATGAGTCGAGTACCTGCGCAAGCGACTTCTCAAACGCCACGCGCGTGGTGGAGTTGACCTCTGCCTCCTTGAGCACCAACGGCACCTTGTACATCATGGCAATCGTGCTTAGCACAATCAGCAGAATCGCTATGGGTTGCATCAGGCGCGCGGCCAGCGGTTGCCGTTTATTCACCCACTCCTGCGCCCACGCCGCCGCAAAGAAGGTGAACACGGCAAATGCCGGCAGCATCTCCATGCCGTAGCGCGAGTTGTAGTACGAGTGCGGATAAAGCTGCGGGATGAAGATGGGCACCGAACCGTACGCCACCGCGTAGATATAAAACGGGAGCGGCACCCACAGCAGCAGTGACGCCAGCGCAACTCTGCGGCGGATTGCCAGTACCAGTCCCGCAAGCGCGGCCGCCATGACGCCAAAGCCAGTCTCCCACGCGGCTGCGTCCACCTGTGCCGAGCGCGTGTAGAGCACCAGCGCCCAGAGCGGATTGTGCCATCCGCGATAGTGCCCTGCGCCCGGCGGAGTCGTCCGCTTATCAATCGCAGCCGCGGAATAAGGCCCGCGCATGAAGTCCAGCCAGTCGTGGAAGAAGTGCTGATTGTAAGCAAACCAGCCCACCGGTCCGGCAACCGTCAGCAGCGTGAAGACCACGAACGATGTGGATACGCTGCGCCAGACGTCGCGTCTCTGCGCAAGCTGCCACGTCAGCACGCACCACACAGCCGCTCCCAGAATCCATCCATCGTATCGAGTGAAGACCGCAGCGAGAATCAGCAATGAGATAAAGATGAGGCGCCGAGAGACCAGCGCTGTCTCCGCCACATTGATGGCGTCAACGCACTCCATCGTCAGCAGCACCATCCAGATGACGATGGCCAGAAACAGTGGCTCCGTCATCGCGGTGGTCGAGAGATACAACAGGTTAGCGTTCAACGCGAAGAACCCCGCAGCGGCAAAGGCCCAGGCAGCCGTCATCATGCGGCGCGAGAGCCTGTAGATGCCGGCTACTGCGAAGATGTAACTCACCAGCGACGGCCATGCGCCGGCAAGACCGTTCTGCCACCACTCCATCT
Protein-coding sequences here:
- the dapF gene encoding diaminopimelate epimerase — translated: MVPFVKAHACGNDFLVIEEHLAQRRHADLARKLCARNTSVGADGIEFLERKSNGELFLRLFNADGSEAELSGNGTRCVAAWLAKNEGRNEVALGTHGGVRTCRVVEAKDPLYLIESGMGIPRVMQRTIEVPGVGNVAGAMVNVGNPHFVIFVDSEDFSTHGLAWQQLGARISTSPLFPHGTNVEFVRVLAKDEIAFRIYERGCGPTTSSGTGTCASSAASMALRGVERELTAVAEGGSQRTVWPTAEAEMRLTGPAEIICIGEVVGL